A segment of the Symmachiella macrocystis genome:
CGCACCGGGCAACGTGTGGCGAACAGCTAAAGATTTTCCACCGCCCGCACAACCGGTGGAAATGTTTTTGCAAACCGATGGCATGCTCTCGGCTGCGGCACCGCACGCTGATGGGGGATCCACCAGTTACACCAGCGACCCGCTGCACCCCATGCAAATTCCCGGCCGCGGTTTTCCCGGCGCGACCGATGCCCGACCCTTTGAAGAACAGGCCGAAGTTCGCACATTCACCACCGAACCGCTGACGAAACCGGTCGAATGGACGGGCCGTGTGCAAGCCGAGTTGTATGTCTCTTCAACAGCCCGCGACACCGACTTTATCGTCCGCATCAGCGACGTCTATCCCGACGGACGCTCGATCTTGATCGTCGATTATCCTTGGCGGGCGCGGTACCGCGAAGGCTTTGATCACGAAACACTGATGACACCCGGTGAAGTGACGAAAATCGCGTTTCCCGTGGGATGGATGAGTCAGATTTTCAATGCCGGACATCGCATCCGCGTCACCATCGCCAGCACGGGCGCTCCGTTGTACGAGCCGAATCCGCAAACGGGGAAACCGCTGACCATCGAATTTCCTGACGATGCGGTGAGTGCCGTCAACACGATCCACCACAACCGCGAACACGCCTCCCGCATCATCGCTCCGGTGCCTGAATAATTCAGAACATGCCTGCCAATCTATTCGACTTTAAAGCCGACTTGATCAATGGCTGCGCGGCCCGATTTCATAAACGGCCGGGGCATGGGTTGCGCGGCGCCGTTGTCGTCGATTGTGCGGCTACGGAACGTGTACTTCCCGGGCGGCAGTCCCGGTAACAGCGCCGCCCAATGGGCTTTGGAAAGCCGCAAGGGCCACATCCGCGGCTGTCCCGTATCCGGGTCAAAGCCCTGGGTGGGCGACGGGATGCGATTGTCGGCGACATCACCGCCCCAATCTTTGGGTGGTGGAAGAATCTCCGCATCGCTCCATGGGGCCTTGGTGAAATACTTATCCCCGGCGACCCGCTCCTCGTCGTCGTTTTGTACCCAGACCTGCACCTTCTTCAGGCCCGAGATGCCGACTTGCGCATAGCCGGTCACGGGTATCGGCTGTCCGGGTTTGACGGTTTTAGGCAGCGAGATCGTTTCGCAGAATGTCTTGAGCGGGCTATCTACGTCGTTGTTTTTTTCACCGTAAGTGTCGTTAGCGTTCACGCGGTTTGACAGAAACACGTGTGACAACCATTTGATGCTTTTAAACCCATACGCCTCAGGAACAACCATCCGCACCGGCGCGCCGCGCTCGGGCGAGAGCCATTGTCCGTTGAGTTTGTAGCACAGAATCACCGGCGGCAAACCGTACATATCCTCGAGCACGCGGCCGACCGGCAGTGAACTGCGGAACAACTGTTTGGGATCGTCGTTATGGAATCCGTCGTAAAAGACACGACGGAGATCCTTGCTGGGTTTGGTTAGCCAGAGCACTTCCCGCAGCGGCACACCTTCCCAAATCCCGTTGCCCAACGGACAGCCGATGTTTAGGCAGGTCATAATTTTGGGGAAACGGACCGCATGCGTCTCGGCCAGTTGCATGAGATCTTTGAACGTGAAGGCTGTGTTTTTTTCTTTCGTCAACGGGTTACGAAGCCGGGCTTTGTTTTCGGGATCGCTCACGACTTCCAACGACCATGTGTCGCGCGTCAGCCCGACCTCTTTACGGCGGGCTTCGTCGAGGGAGTGTGGTTGCGGATTTCCGCGGGAGACGTCCTGGAACTCATCCGGCTTCGTCAGCCACGGTTCGAGATTATCGATCACTTGTTGCAGCGCGGGGTCACGTTTGGCGGCCTCGGCGAAGAGCGGTAGCGTGCTCATCGCCGCCAAACCGGCGGCGCCGCTGCGGAGGAAAAACCGCCGTGTGAGGTGGGTGTGCTGAGCGAGAAAATCGTGGGGCAGCGGTTTCATATCGCTATGCCTTACGCGGAGAGGGGATGGAACGCGAGCACGGAATGGTTGTGTACAAATCATACCATGCGATGCGCGCCGACGTCCATCATTGGGCCATAGCGGTCAAGCGCCGCGCAACCTCAGCCGCATAGAGTGAGGCATCTAGTAAAAAACTCATCGTGCTATAAGGTCTGACATGCGATTGATAGTCCGAGTCGTGGTGATGTGCGCGTGCGGGACGATGTCGCAGGCGATGGCGGCTCCGCCACGAGCCATCCTGACCGGGCCAACTGGGGGGGTGCCGGGAGATATTCTGGTACTGGATGCTTCAGAATCGGCGGCGGACTTTTACGCCTGGAGCGTGACGCCGCAATTGCCCGGCGGGCGGCCGACGATTTTGGTTTTGGAAGAGGGACGAAAGTGCCTCATTGCCAGCGTGCCGGGCGTATATCACGTTTTTTTGGCGTGTAGCAACGCCGAGGGGATTTATCAGGCACAATGGACAGTGACGATCGGCGATGAGCCAAATCCCGCTCCCGTACCACCCTCGCCAAATCCGCCGACACCAACCCCACCCGCACCAACCCCACCCGCACCAACGCCTCCCGCTCCGGCACCGGACGTTGTGCCCGATGGCGTGTTTCGCATCGCCAAGTTGGCGTTCGACTTGGCCCAATTGGTCGACTCGACCCATCGTGTGAGACAGGCGCATGCCTTGGCAGACGCCGCCGAAGCCGTAGCCGCTTCGATCGCCGCAGGGACGCTCAAGACACCGCAAGAAATTCTGCGGGCGATCTTGGCTGCCAATAATGCGGCGCTGGGTACCTCGATGCTCGCCTGGAGCCCGTGGGGCACGGCGATCGGCTTGAAGTTGCAAGAACTTTATAAAGCGGGGCGATTGGCACAAACCGGCGACTGGGCGGTCTGTTTGCGTGAAATCGCGATTGGCCTCCGTGCCGTCAAATAAACACTGCTCACCAGAGCACGCCTACCAAACCGACCGCTTGCGGTCGTGCGCAGCGAAGCTTTTTAAGAATTCGAACATTCTGCTGTCCGGCATGAATCCACTGAAATTTTCACCGGTCCATTGCTCAAGCAATTGCCCCTACAGCTGAAACACAAGCCTCATGAATCACAACAACGGATTGAGCATGCGCTGGAAGGCGGGAATTGCGGCGGCGATTGGAATTTCGGTCGCGGGGCTGACGATTTCGATCACCACGTCGGTCGACGTCGACGTATCAATCACGCCCAAATCCGTCCGCCAAGGTTGGGCCGGTCCCGCGGCGGTACGGGCGGCACGGCCGCTTGTGGCGGGGATGCCGACGTTTCGCATTGTCGGTGCCGCTCAAGACAATCAGCGGGCCAACGTGCGGTTGTGGGATTATGTCAAAGCAATCAACGACGGGCAGCACTTGCCCAACACGGCGCAGCAAGTGGGAGATTGCGTGAGTTGGGGAGCGAAAAATGCGGTCGATTATTTGCAATGCGTGCAGATTGCCCGCGGCCCGCCGGTGAGTGATTTTCATCCCTCATTCGCGCCCTATTTTTACGGCATCTCCCGCGTGTTGATCGGCAACGGGCGGATATCGGGTGATGGATCGGTCGGGGCGTGGGCGGCCGAAGGGGCGCGGCGGTTTGGCGTCTTGCCGGCGGATCATCCAGGGGTGCCGGAGTACGACGGTCGCGTCGCGCGCAGATGGGGACGCAGCGGACCGCCGGAGGAATTCGTACAGTTCGCGCAGCAGTTTCCCGTGCGGACTGTCGCACCGGTTCGTTCGGCGGCGGATGTGCGGGATGCGGTTTGCAATGGATATCCGGTGACGATCGCTTCGGACTGGGGCGGGCGGATGCAACCGCGGGAGGTCGACGGAAGACTCGTCAACGAGCACCGCGGCACATGGAATCATCAAATGTGCATCATCGGTTACGACGGCCTGACTGGCAGCGAGCCATATTACTACGTGTTGAACTCCTGGGGAGCAGCGGCGCACGGCACACCGCCGGACGATGCGCCACCGGGGGGATTTTGGATTCGCGAAAAAGATGTCGAGTACATCGTCGCTCAAGGGGATTCGTTTGCGTTCAGCGCGTTCGCAGGCTTCCCATCACAGGAATTGGATTTTCGGATTATTGGAGACCAGTAAGATGTGAACATTAACTCTGTTATTCATCGGATTGTGTTACACCCAAGTCACCGCGGATGAGCCGCTCAATTGGCGGATCGTTGGACCGTCGACACGAGAGGTGGCCGGTGAGGAGCCGCTCTCTTGGTCAGTCGTCGGGCCGTGCCATTGCAGCTCAGGCGGCAAATGCACCTGCGGCCTGGATTGCCGTTGCGAAGCGGCCGCCCACGAAAGAGCGGAATCCAAACCGGTGGTATTCGCCTACAAGGACTTCCGCCTCACCTGCCCCGGCTGCCAACGCCTAGACCGCGAAGCCGACGCCCTACCGGTCCAACTGGAATGGAAAGCAGCCCCGGCCTGGGTTCGCTCGTACCCGACACTGCATTGGCGGGGAGAAAATGGGCGCTGGTATCAATACCAATGGGGATTAAAAAACGACGACGTCGCCGGTTTTCGTCGTGTCTGGGAAGCAACGCACACGGCGTCGGCGCCAGTTGCCAAACCGGGGGAGATCCGTGCGTCGTCGAATGTACGATAAACCGATCCGGGAGGGCGAGGCTCCCGCCGAGCCGCTGTCTACCTATTGATTTCACCCAAATCGAGATGCCGCAACATCGAATAATCGCACATTTTTAGATTCGTTGCGGTCTTTTAACGGGGTGCAAGTCGTTGGTTGCGCGCGGCTCAGCGGGAGCTTCGCCCTCCCGTTTCGTTGAGTTGTGACGTTCACCGCGATACCGCTGCAGAACCAGAAACTCTTGACATTGCCAGATTGTCTGATAATCTGAATGCTGGTAAAAAATGGCACGTGTGCCGTCGGGATTCTGGTTTGCGGAGAGGTTCATGTTAAAAACTCTGCCACGGCAGAAGCTGCGGGATGTGGTTGCCGAAGGGCTGAAGTCGTATATCGTTTCTGAAGGACTGGTTCCCGGTGACCGGTTGCCGAATGAAACGGAGTTGGCCGAATCGTTTGGCGTGAGCCGACTCAGCCTGCGCGAGGCGACCAAGGCGCTGGAGTTTTTGGGGATTGTCGAATCGCGGACCGGCGTCGGACTGACAGTCGGGGAAATCGACCTGCAGCGAGTCACCAAGCACCTCGGCTTCCACCCTGCCCTGCACGCCGCCGACCCGCATCAATTGATTGACTCGCGCATCATCATCGAGACCGGTGTCCTCCCGCACGTGGCCCGGCGGATGGCGGATGATCCCGCTTTGTATGATTCGCTGAAATCCATCGTCGATCGCCTCAGTGCGTCGCGCAAGTTTGAGGTGCAAATTGAAGTCGACATCGAATTTCACCGCAGTCTGATGCAAGCCAGCGGCCTCGCGCCGCTCGTGGCCTTCGATGATCTATTGCAGGTGTTCTTTCGTCGCTTCCGCGATAGCGTCAAAAAGGCGGAATGGAAAGCGGGCATTGCGAGCCATCGGCGAATCGTCGAGGACTTGCGCGACCAAAATGTCGAGCGGGCCACCGCGGAATTGAAAGCTCACATCGAAAGTCATCGTCAGCGGATTGGAGCGGGTCGATGAGAAATTTCCCCAGTCTCTCTCAGCGCGGCGGTTCAGCAATTTTGATCGCGTTGGTACTCTCGACCAATTGGTCAGCGCCTTTGCTACGGGCAGAAGAGAAATCCGCGACCGCTTTAGAGCAAGACTACGGCGAGACGATTCAACCGTTGTTGCGGCAGTATTGTTTCGATTGTCACTCGGCGGATTTGGCGGAAGCGGAAGTTGACCTTTCGACGATTCCGACAATGGCCACTGCGCGCAAGCAGGTGAAAACGTGGTTGCGGATTCGTCAGATGCTGGAAAGCGGACAGATGCCGCCGCGTGATGAACCGCAACCGACCGCTGGGGAGCTAAATTCACTGCGGAGTTGGGTGCGGGATTTTCTCACTCTCGAAGCCAATGCCCGCGCCGGCGATCCCGGACCAATCGTGCTGCGGCGGCTGAATAATGCGGAGTACAATTATACAATCCGCGACCTGACCGTTGTCGCCACGCTTGATCCCACCGAGGAATTTCCGATCGACGGCGCCGCTGGGGAAGGCTTTATCAACACCGGTTCCGCACAAGCGATGTCACCGTCGCTGGTCACCAAGTATCTCGAAGCCGCCAAAGATGTTGCCGCGCATGTGGTGCTGTTGCCCGACGGAATTCGTTTTTCGCCGCATACTTCGAAGCGTGACCACACGGACGAATTGCTGGCCCGCATCCAAGCGTTCTACCGCCGTTATACCCAAAGCGGGGACGGGACGGTTGTCACATGGCAGGGCACGAAATTCGACACCGACCAAGAGGGCCTGTTGCCCGTTGAGAGATATCTAACGGCCACGTTCGAAGAACGGGACGCCCTGCTGGCCGGTCAAAAGTCGATTGAACAGGTTGCCGACGAACGTTCGCTCAGCCCCCGTTATCTGCAGATATTGTGGATAGCATTGTCAAATCCAGCCGAATCACCGGATTCGTTCGTCGTGAATCGGTTTCGCCAAAAATGGCGGCAAGCGACAGTCGCAGACGTGCCGCAGCTGGTGGCAGAAATCACAACCGCGCAACAGGCGTTGTGGAAGTTTAATCCCATCGGTCAATTGACGGGCGATGGCGTGCAAAAAAACTGGATGGGGCCGGTCGACAAAGTCACGACGCGACAGGACATACGGTTGGCGCTGCCGCCGGCCGATGCGGATGTTGTGCTGTATCTCACGGCTGATGATTTGGGAAACGGCCGCGATGCGGACTATGTGATTTGGGAACGTCCACGTATTGAGTTTCCGGCTGATGAGTCGGGAGCAGCGCACCCGCCGATACTGCTGCGCGATGTCTACGGTCTGGACGAGCGCATATCAAAGGTAATTTCCAGCGAAGGCCCGCGGACGGCGGCTTATCTCGATGGGGTCGACAAATTGCGCAGCTCGACGGCCACGTTGGAAGAATTCGCCGAAGCCAACGGTTTGAATCCGCAATTGCTCAAAGCGTGGTCCACGCTGCTTGGGTTGGAGCGGAAAGAGAAACGTGAGATTCGCGGGCTGTTCACCAACAAATTAACCAACGTGCAGAATTATGATTCCATCAACGGTTGGGGTGCGGGGATTTTGCCGAGCCTGTTGACGAATCGTGCGACAGAGGACGTGACGTTTCTGACGTTGACGATTCCCGCCCGCGGAGTGACGGTACATCCGACGCCGACGCAGGAATCGATCATCGCTTGGCGTAGCCCGCTGGATGGACAGTTGCGGATTGAGGGCCTCGCGGCCGATGCGGACGATAAGTGCGGCAATGGGTTTGCCTGGCGCTTAGAACGGCATGCGGAAACGGGCACGACACAACTGGCAAGCGGTACCGTGGATAACGGCGGGCGCCAGACGATTTCCCCCGAGGGGAAAACGACCATTCACGCCGGAGACGTCGTGTCGCTGATCATCAACGCCCGGGACAAAGCGCACGCCTGCGACACAACTCACGTTGCCTTGAAATTGTCTGAGGTCGGGGGTGAAGCGCGTGTTTGGGATTTAGCAACGGATGTCGTTGATCGAATCCTGGAGTCCAATCCGTTGCCCGATGCGTACGGCAACGCAGAGACTTGGCACTTCGGAGCCTCAGAGAATATGGAGTCCACCAATTCATTATTACCCCCCGGCTCCGCCCTCGCCCAGTGGCGAGCGGCCGTGCTCGGCGAGAAACCGGTCGGCGAAATCCAGCAGCTGGCGCAATCCGTGCAAACGGCGATGACGACGATGGAGGAAGCATCACTCAGCAAACCGGACCGGGCGTTACGAACATTGTTGAACGACTGGAAAGGTCCTTTGCACTGGGCAATGGTGGCCGGCACAGCGGCCTCGGGAAGCAATTCCCCCTTTGGAATCGACGCGGCGCAATTTGGCAAACATCCCAACGGCTCGGCCATTGAACCGGCCAGTCTGTGCGTGCAGGCGCCGCAGGTTCTCGAAGTGCGACTACCGAAAGAATTGGCGAGCGGAGCGGAGTTTGCCGTGTCGGGGACGTTGCATGCGGCGACATCAACGAGTGGGAGTGTGCAGCTTCAAGTTCTCAGCACCAAACCCGAGTCGCTCTCATTATCGCCGGCGCTGCCGATTGTCGTTTCGGCAGATAAAAAAACGCAGCAGCGTGCCAAACAGGCGGTGGCGGAGTTTCGCAACCTGTTTCCTGCGGCCCTTTGTTATGCCCGGATTGTGCCGGTTGATGAAGTGGTTACGTTGTCATTGTATTTCCGGGAGGATGATCAGCTCAAACGGTTGATGCTCAATGATAAGCAGGTGGCTGAATTGGATCGATTGTGGGATGAATTATTCTACGTCGCTCAGGAACCGATCGCGCTGACGGTGGCGTATGAACAGATCTATGAATTCGCCACACAGGATCGGCCGGACTTGGTGAAAGCGTTTGAGCCGATGCGCGGGCCGATCAATGCGCGGGCGGATCTATTTCGCACACGGTTAAAAAACACTGAACCGGCGCACATCGATGCGGTTTTGGAATTCGCCAATCGCGCTTGGCGGCGGCCGTTGAGTGAATCGGAGCAAGTGGATTTACGCAGGCTCTATGACGGACTGCGCCTATCGGACATTCCACACGAGGAAGCGATTCAATTGACGTTGGCGCGGGTATTGGCTTCGCCGGCATTTTTGTATCGGCTCGAAACCCCGCCGACGGGTGACGCAGCGGCAGAAGTCTCCGGCATCGAGTTGGCGAATCGGCTGAGTTATTTCCTATGGTCGTCTCTGCCCGATGCTGAACTTCGTGAAGCGGGTGATTCGGGTGCGCTGCTGTCGGAAGGCGTGTTGCAAAAACAAACGCGGCGGATGCTGGCCGATCCACGGACGCGGCGGTTGGCAGTGCAGTTTGCCTGCCAATGGCTGCATCTGCGGGACTTTGATCAGAACGACGATAAAAACGAAGCGTTGTATCCCGAGTTCGCGGAGC
Coding sequences within it:
- a CDS encoding molybdopterin-dependent oxidoreductase — encoded protein: MKPLPHDFLAQHTHLTRRFFLRSGAAGLAAMSTLPLFAEAAKRDPALQQVIDNLEPWLTKPDEFQDVSRGNPQPHSLDEARRKEVGLTRDTWSLEVVSDPENKARLRNPLTKEKNTAFTFKDLMQLAETHAVRFPKIMTCLNIGCPLGNGIWEGVPLREVLWLTKPSKDLRRVFYDGFHNDDPKQLFRSSLPVGRVLEDMYGLPPVILCYKLNGQWLSPERGAPVRMVVPEAYGFKSIKWLSHVFLSNRVNANDTYGEKNNDVDSPLKTFCETISLPKTVKPGQPIPVTGYAQVGISGLKKVQVWVQNDDEERVAGDKYFTKAPWSDAEILPPPKDWGGDVADNRIPSPTQGFDPDTGQPRMWPLRLSKAHWAALLPGLPPGKYTFRSRTIDDNGAAQPMPRPFMKSGRAAIDQVGFKVE
- a CDS encoding FadR/GntR family transcriptional regulator; this encodes MLKTLPRQKLRDVVAEGLKSYIVSEGLVPGDRLPNETELAESFGVSRLSLREATKALEFLGIVESRTGVGLTVGEIDLQRVTKHLGFHPALHAADPHQLIDSRIIIETGVLPHVARRMADDPALYDSLKSIVDRLSASRKFEVQIEVDIEFHRSLMQASGLAPLVAFDDLLQVFFRRFRDSVKKAEWKAGIASHRRIVEDLRDQNVERATAELKAHIESHRQRIGAGR
- a CDS encoding DUF1592 domain-containing protein, whose protein sequence is MRNFPSLSQRGGSAILIALVLSTNWSAPLLRAEEKSATALEQDYGETIQPLLRQYCFDCHSADLAEAEVDLSTIPTMATARKQVKTWLRIRQMLESGQMPPRDEPQPTAGELNSLRSWVRDFLTLEANARAGDPGPIVLRRLNNAEYNYTIRDLTVVATLDPTEEFPIDGAAGEGFINTGSAQAMSPSLVTKYLEAAKDVAAHVVLLPDGIRFSPHTSKRDHTDELLARIQAFYRRYTQSGDGTVVTWQGTKFDTDQEGLLPVERYLTATFEERDALLAGQKSIEQVADERSLSPRYLQILWIALSNPAESPDSFVVNRFRQKWRQATVADVPQLVAEITTAQQALWKFNPIGQLTGDGVQKNWMGPVDKVTTRQDIRLALPPADADVVLYLTADDLGNGRDADYVIWERPRIEFPADESGAAHPPILLRDVYGLDERISKVISSEGPRTAAYLDGVDKLRSSTATLEEFAEANGLNPQLLKAWSTLLGLERKEKREIRGLFTNKLTNVQNYDSINGWGAGILPSLLTNRATEDVTFLTLTIPARGVTVHPTPTQESIIAWRSPLDGQLRIEGLAADADDKCGNGFAWRLERHAETGTTQLASGTVDNGGRQTISPEGKTTIHAGDVVSLIINARDKAHACDTTHVALKLSEVGGEARVWDLATDVVDRILESNPLPDAYGNAETWHFGASENMESTNSLLPPGSALAQWRAAVLGEKPVGEIQQLAQSVQTAMTTMEEASLSKPDRALRTLLNDWKGPLHWAMVAGTAASGSNSPFGIDAAQFGKHPNGSAIEPASLCVQAPQVLEVRLPKELASGAEFAVSGTLHAATSTSGSVQLQVLSTKPESLSLSPALPIVVSADKKTQQRAKQAVAEFRNLFPAALCYARIVPVDEVVTLSLYFREDDQLKRLMLNDKQVAELDRLWDELFYVAQEPIALTVAYEQIYEFATQDRPDLVKAFEPMRGPINARADLFRTRLKNTEPAHIDAVLEFANRAWRRPLSESEQVDLRRLYDGLRLSDIPHEEAIQLTLARVLASPAFLYRLETPPTGDAAAEVSGIELANRLSYFLWSSLPDAELREAGDSGALLSEGVLQKQTRRMLADPRTRRLAVQFACQWLHLRDFDQNDDKNEALYPEFAELRGAMYEETVRFFEDMFRNDGSILELLNADHAFVNAALAQHYGISGVEGNEWRRVEGLQAQGRGGILGMATFLASQSGASRTSPILRGNWIYETLLGERLPRPPANIPQLPETVPAGLSARQLIEKHSSAPECATCHVRIDPFGFALEQYDAIGRLRPEPADTKTVLDNGQPMEGIAGLRNYLLTVRRDDVVRQFCRKLLGYALGREVQLSDEPLLATMQEKLKAGDYRFHVAVEAIVSSKQFQQIRGRDLVGD